A portion of the Natrinema salaciae genome contains these proteins:
- a CDS encoding M24 family metallopeptidase — MTGRTDHDLASGARADGSAATDFVRKRRDRAAAVVSDGLAARNASAFVHVGNDRDPGIRYASPTPPSGVTAVAYDGVDGEWLVRSAADEATDHPAARLAAALADRGREGTVLTPPRIPHDAALYLEGAGLEPASTDVLERARATKTPGERAQIGAAQRAASAGVRRAASVLADATVVDGRLAVTERDSDGDASVSESAFLTRARLRTVVDEAIVGAGSFPAGNTAVDPDASADSAEPLRPGEPIVLAAAPRGPAGYYGGLVRTLVVDGDGGRERRVHVGVTQSFRSARSMLTAGPESVTAVEADLEAEVRSFGFGDGDAIETDVAGVGLEPRERPLEGGEAVGPGTVVRLDVAARVADDRWIRIADVLAVNGEGERPDWLASPSHSLPPAAVLE; from the coding sequence GTGACCGGTCGGACCGACCACGACCTCGCGAGCGGGGCTCGAGCCGACGGGAGCGCTGCCACTGATTTCGTCCGCAAGCGTCGCGACCGCGCAGCCGCCGTCGTTTCCGACGGGCTCGCAGCGCGGAACGCGTCCGCGTTCGTTCACGTTGGGAACGATCGCGATCCGGGAATTCGGTACGCCAGTCCGACGCCGCCGTCCGGAGTGACCGCCGTCGCGTACGACGGCGTCGACGGCGAGTGGCTGGTGCGGTCCGCGGCCGACGAGGCGACCGACCATCCGGCCGCGCGGCTCGCGGCGGCGCTCGCCGACCGCGGCCGCGAGGGCACCGTTCTGACGCCGCCTCGAATCCCGCACGACGCGGCACTGTATCTCGAGGGGGCGGGGTTGGAGCCGGCCTCGACGGACGTCCTCGAACGGGCGCGGGCGACGAAGACCCCCGGCGAGCGAGCGCAGATCGGGGCCGCCCAGCGGGCGGCGAGCGCCGGGGTCCGACGCGCGGCGTCGGTGCTGGCGGACGCGACGGTCGTCGACGGACGGCTCGCAGTTACCGAGCGCGATAGCGACGGCGACGCGTCCGTGTCCGAGTCCGCGTTCCTGACGCGCGCTCGCCTCCGGACCGTCGTCGACGAGGCTATCGTCGGGGCCGGTTCGTTTCCGGCCGGCAACACCGCCGTCGATCCCGACGCGAGCGCCGACTCTGCGGAGCCGCTTCGGCCCGGCGAGCCGATCGTCCTCGCGGCCGCGCCCCGCGGTCCGGCCGGCTACTACGGCGGACTCGTCCGGACGCTCGTCGTCGACGGCGACGGCGGCCGGGAGCGCAGGGTCCACGTCGGCGTCACGCAGTCGTTTCGCTCCGCGCGGTCGATGCTGACCGCCGGCCCGGAGTCGGTGACCGCCGTCGAGGCCGATCTCGAGGCGGAGGTGCGCTCGTTCGGGTTCGGCGACGGCGACGCGATCGAAACGGACGTCGCCGGTGTCGGACTCGAGCCCCGCGAACGGCCGCTCGAAGGCGGTGAGGCCGTCGGTCCCGGGACCGTGGTGCGGCTCGACGTCGCCGCTCGCGTCGCGGACGATCGCTGGATCCGGATCGCCGACGTTCTGGCGGTCAACGGGGAGGGCGAGCGACCGGACTGGCTCGCGTCCCCGTCGCACTCGCTTCCCCCGGCGGCCGTGCTCGAGTAA
- a CDS encoding UvrD-helicase domain-containing protein, whose protein sequence is MTTTDATVTRLFGGPGSGKTTALLDHVEEILEQDGVTFRDILVVSYTRAAAQEVRERLADRLDESPRALQGNVCTMHAKAYELLDLSRSDVIGESDKEEFCEEYGIEYEDEYSGAGRRTARSTTIGNKVIATSQWLQRTSRDVSDWYDVPFQWDEEEVRLPPEIDPNAQEGNKYTPTWPSDDDRIDVPEAIRAWRSYKGEQGKIGFADMLERVKQRSLLPSVDYLVIDEFQDITTLQYDVYEEWKPHMEQVLIAGDDDQVVYSWQGADPALLLEEQVDEDIILPNSYRLPSNVLNAVNKEIRHIEQRQDKDLKPRKEGGAVEARTNASMLDVVRMVRRTLVEGDGTIMVLFRARYQMFQFIDEFITEGVPFTSLTDQRMWTDRLTQYVRAVEAIDEGEDVTGLQARRLADMLQESAFGTNERDALFDEIDERQEEAGIDDLEQLMIPAEVIEDHAPFMPGPASASDMLRKVTNFQKKSVRSYFSIGEYQGMDTDRVRVGTIHSAKGREADHVLVGTDLTEKVVEQMVATVDDPKAIPGCEEFTKTTSPVPVLTDNERRVFYVGMSRARERLVLLENLVDGAPTLPVDVLLRNELTDQPLEELIEQAQEPAEAADGDEIEAEAEAP, encoded by the coding sequence ATGACTACGACGGACGCGACGGTTACTCGCCTGTTCGGTGGTCCGGGGAGTGGCAAGACGACTGCCCTTCTCGACCACGTTGAGGAAATTCTCGAACAGGACGGCGTCACCTTCCGGGACATTCTCGTCGTTTCGTACACGCGAGCGGCAGCGCAGGAGGTTCGCGAACGCCTCGCCGACCGACTCGACGAGAGCCCGCGTGCACTGCAGGGCAACGTCTGTACGATGCACGCGAAGGCGTACGAGCTCCTCGATCTCTCCCGAAGCGACGTTATCGGCGAGTCCGATAAGGAGGAGTTCTGTGAGGAGTACGGTATCGAGTACGAGGACGAGTATTCGGGTGCCGGCCGCCGCACCGCCCGATCGACGACGATCGGAAACAAGGTCATCGCAACCAGCCAGTGGCTCCAGCGGACCAGCCGCGACGTCTCCGACTGGTACGACGTCCCCTTCCAGTGGGACGAGGAAGAGGTCCGCCTCCCCCCAGAGATCGATCCGAACGCCCAGGAGGGCAACAAGTACACCCCGACCTGGCCCAGCGACGACGACCGGATCGACGTCCCCGAGGCTATCCGCGCCTGGCGCTCCTACAAGGGCGAACAGGGCAAGATCGGCTTCGCCGACATGCTCGAGCGGGTCAAACAGCGCTCGCTCCTGCCGAGCGTCGATTACCTGGTGATCGACGAGTTTCAGGACATCACCACGCTCCAGTACGACGTCTACGAGGAGTGGAAGCCCCACATGGAGCAGGTCCTGATCGCCGGCGACGACGACCAGGTCGTCTACTCCTGGCAAGGTGCCGACCCCGCGCTCCTGCTCGAGGAGCAGGTCGACGAGGACATCATTCTACCCAACTCCTACCGACTTCCGTCGAACGTCCTCAACGCGGTCAACAAGGAGATCCGTCACATCGAGCAGCGCCAGGACAAGGACCTCAAGCCGCGCAAGGAAGGCGGTGCCGTCGAGGCGCGCACGAACGCGTCGATGCTCGACGTGGTCCGGATGGTTCGGCGCACGCTCGTCGAGGGCGACGGCACCATCATGGTGCTGTTCCGGGCTCGCTACCAGATGTTTCAGTTCATCGACGAGTTCATCACCGAAGGGGTTCCGTTCACCTCGCTGACCGACCAGCGAATGTGGACCGACCGGCTCACCCAGTACGTCCGCGCGGTCGAAGCGATCGACGAGGGCGAGGACGTCACCGGGCTGCAGGCCCGTCGACTCGCCGACATGCTCCAGGAGTCGGCCTTCGGGACCAACGAGCGCGACGCCCTCTTCGACGAGATCGACGAGCGCCAGGAGGAGGCCGGTATCGACGACCTCGAGCAACTCATGATCCCCGCCGAGGTCATCGAAGACCACGCGCCGTTCATGCCGGGCCCCGCGTCCGCGTCGGACATGCTCCGGAAGGTAACGAACTTCCAGAAGAAGAGCGTCCGCTCGTACTTCTCGATCGGCGAGTATCAGGGGATGGACACCGACCGCGTCCGCGTCGGCACGATCCACTCCGCGAAGGGTCGCGAGGCCGACCACGTCCTCGTCGGGACCGACCTCACCGAGAAGGTCGTCGAGCAGATGGTCGCCACCGTCGACGACCCCAAGGCCATCCCCGGCTGCGAGGAGTTCACCAAGACCACCTCGCCGGTTCCGGTATTGACCGACAACGAGCGCCGCGTCTTCTACGTCGGGATGTCTCGGGCCCGCGAACGGCTCGTCCTCCTCGAGAACCTCGTCGACGGCGCGCCGACGCTGCCGGTCGACGTCCTGCTCAGAAACGAGCTAACGGACCAACCTCTCGAGGAACTGATCGAGCAGGCCCAGGAGCCCGCCGAGGCGGCTGACGGCGACGAGATCGAGGCCGAAGCCGAAGCGCCGTGA
- a CDS encoding DUF7563 family protein has product MPECQNCGAFVTDAYARVFTPRGVDDPRVCPDCQDKIRDGADVRDARSPRDP; this is encoded by the coding sequence ATGCCGGAATGCCAGAACTGCGGCGCGTTCGTCACGGACGCGTACGCCCGGGTTTTCACCCCGCGCGGGGTCGACGATCCGCGCGTCTGTCCGGACTGCCAGGACAAAATCCGCGACGGTGCCGACGTCCGAGATGCCCGCTCACCCCGAGATCCCTGA